The region CGCCGGAATGTCGGCCGAAAGCGGTCTGCCGACTTTCCGGGAGCCGCTGACGGGCCTCTGGGCGAAGTACCGTCCCGAGGAGCTGGCGACCCCTCAGGCTTTCCGCCGCGATCCGCGCCTCGTCTGGGAATGGTACGAATGGCGCCGCGGGCTGGTCGCGGGGGCCGACCCGAATCCGGGCCATTACGCCCTGGTGGAGCTGGAGCGGCGCGTCCCGAGCCTGACCCTTCTGACCCAGAACGTCGATGGACTCCACGCGCGCGCCGGCAGCCGGGACGTCGTGGAGCTGCACGGCAACATCGGCCGAAGCAAGTGCTTCGATCGCCACCATCCGGCGGCGACCTGGTCCTCGCAGGGCGCGGTCCCGCCTCGCTGCGGACAGTGCGGCAGCCTCCTCCGGCCCGACGTCGTCTGGTTCGGGGAGAGTCTTCCCGTCGCGGCGCTGCAGGCGGCGCAGCTCGCTCTCGAGGAGTGCGATCTCTTCCTGTCGATCGGAACCTCGGGAAGCGTCCAGCCGGCGGCCTCGTTCTCCTTTCACGCCCGCGCCGCGGGGGCGCGCGTCGCCATCATCAATCCGGAATGGCAGGGGCCCACCGACCCGGAGGATTTCCTCCTG is a window of Candidatus Polarisedimenticolia bacterium DNA encoding:
- a CDS encoding NAD-dependent deacylase; protein product: MPRVAAPPPLEIPEALRDALRACRHVVVLTGAGMSAESGLPTFREPLTGLWAKYRPEELATPQAFRRDPRLVWEWYEWRRGLVAGADPNPGHYALVELERRVPSLTLLTQNVDGLHARAGSRDVVELHGNIGRSKCFDRHHPAATWSSQGAVPPRCGQCGSLLRPDVVWFGESLPVAALQAAQLALEECDLFLSIGTSGSVQPAASFSFHARAAGARVAIINPEWQGPTDPEDFLLRGRSGEVLPALVRSAWPERERAQ